A stretch of Deinococcus radiopugnans ATCC 19172 DNA encodes these proteins:
- a CDS encoding acyl-CoA dehydrogenase family protein codes for MTVFDVTDRSRDLRQRLLAFMDEHIYPNDAEATRQINEGNRWEHLPLIDELKPRAQEAGLWNLFLPPASDPDGTFGPGLSNLEYAPLCEVMGRVWWAPEVFNCAAPDTGNMEVLARYGTPEQQQQWLIPLLNGEIRSAFSMTEHDVASSDATNIESSITRDGEEYVINGEKWWTSGAGDPRCAVSIFMGKTDPSAERHLQQSMILVPMDAPGVTKTRMLTVFGYDDAPHGHAQMTFKDVRVPASALLLGEGRGFEIAQGRLGPGRIHHCMRLIGQAERALELMVARASSRVAFGKPLAAHQHVRELIAQSRMEIDQARLLTMNAAHMMDTVGNKEARGQIAAIKVVAPNMALAVIDRAIQVFGGAGVSQDTPLAMMYAQARTLRLADGPDIVHIGTVAKEELRRQGESARGRESVFSAAK; via the coding sequence ATGACCGTATTCGACGTGACCGACCGCTCGCGTGACCTGCGCCAGCGCCTGCTGGCCTTCATGGACGAGCACATCTACCCCAACGACGCCGAGGCCACCCGCCAGATCAACGAGGGCAACCGCTGGGAACACCTGCCGCTGATCGACGAGCTGAAGCCCAGGGCGCAGGAGGCCGGCCTGTGGAACCTGTTCCTGCCCCCCGCCAGCGACCCGGACGGCACCTTTGGTCCAGGACTCAGCAACCTGGAATACGCGCCGCTGTGCGAGGTCATGGGGCGGGTGTGGTGGGCACCGGAAGTCTTCAACTGCGCCGCGCCCGACACCGGCAACATGGAGGTGCTGGCCCGTTACGGCACCCCCGAACAGCAGCAGCAGTGGCTGATTCCATTGCTGAACGGCGAGATTCGCAGCGCCTTTTCCATGACCGAGCATGACGTGGCCTCCAGCGACGCCACCAACATCGAATCCAGCATCACCCGCGACGGCGAGGAGTACGTCATCAACGGCGAGAAGTGGTGGACGAGTGGTGCGGGCGATCCACGCTGCGCGGTCAGCATCTTCATGGGCAAGACGGACCCGAGCGCCGAGCGCCACCTCCAGCAGAGCATGATCCTGGTACCGATGGACGCCCCCGGCGTGACCAAGACGCGCATGTTGACCGTCTTCGGCTACGACGACGCGCCGCACGGCCACGCGCAGATGACTTTCAAGGACGTGCGCGTGCCCGCCTCGGCGCTGCTGCTGGGCGAGGGCCGGGGATTCGAGATCGCGCAGGGCCGCCTGGGGCCGGGCCGCATCCACCACTGCATGCGCCTGATCGGTCAGGCCGAGCGGGCGCTGGAACTGATGGTGGCGCGGGCCTCTTCCCGCGTGGCTTTCGGCAAACCGCTCGCGGCGCACCAGCATGTGCGGGAACTGATCGCGCAGAGCCGTATGGAAATCGATCAGGCCCGGCTGCTGACCATGAACGCCGCGCACATGATGGACACAGTGGGCAACAAGGAGGCGCGCGGGCAGATCGCGGCCATCAAGGTGGTGGCGCCCAACATGGCGCTGGCCGTGATCGACCGGGCCATTCAGGTCTTCGGCGGCGCGGGCGTCAGCCAGGACACCCCGCTGGCGATGATGTACGCCCAGGCCCGCACCCTGCGGCTGGCCGACGGCCCCGACATCGTGCATATCGGCACCGTGGCGAAGGAAGAACTGCGCCGTCAAGGTGAGTCGGCGCGCGGGCGCGAGAGCGTGTTCTCGGCGGCGAAATAG
- a CDS encoding MaoC family dehydratase: MTRGLRADELAANIGQEVALSEWILVDQARVQAFADVTGDHQFIHVDAEKAAAGPFGTTIAHGFLTLSLLAGEFMTHGGAPHIEGAQMTVNYGLNRVRFITPVRVGSRLRNRAVLQAADPGAGHLQITVLNTIEIEGEQRPAATAESVFRVYV, from the coding sequence ATGACGCGTGGGCTGAGGGCGGACGAACTGGCCGCGAATATCGGGCAGGAAGTCGCGCTGTCCGAATGGATCCTGGTGGATCAGGCCCGCGTTCAAGCTTTTGCCGATGTCACCGGGGATCACCAGTTCATTCATGTGGACGCCGAGAAAGCCGCCGCCGGGCCGTTCGGCACCACCATCGCGCACGGCTTCCTTACCCTGTCGCTGCTGGCCGGGGAGTTCATGACCCACGGCGGCGCGCCGCACATCGAGGGCGCCCAGATGACCGTCAACTACGGTCTGAACCGCGTGCGCTTCATCACGCCTGTCCGGGTCGGCAGCCGCCTGCGCAACCGCGCCGTGTTGCAGGCCGCCGACCCGGGTGCGGGCCATCTGCAGATCACGGTGCTGAACACCATCGAGATCGAGGGCGAACAGCGGCCAGCGGCGACGGCGGAGAGTGTGTTCCGGGTGTACGTGTGA
- a CDS encoding SDR family oxidoreductase produces MALKDLFNLSGKTALITGGSRGLGLQIAEALGEYGATVVLTARKQNELDEAKTHLEGLGVTAHVYASDLGDFASIDPTVEKIVAEVGRIDILVNNAGATWGAPTAEHPLDAWLKVMNVNLNGTFLITQSVLNRCMLPAGSGRIVNVASVAGLQGNDPHMAATLAYNTSKGGLVNFTRALAAEMADKGITVNSICPGYFPTKMTKGTLAYGEQAILESTPMHRLGGAEDLKGLALLLASDASAFMTGQNIAVDGGAMIV; encoded by the coding sequence GTGGCCCTGAAAGACCTGTTCAACCTGAGTGGCAAGACTGCCCTGATTACTGGAGGCTCGCGCGGCCTGGGCCTGCAAATCGCCGAGGCACTGGGCGAGTACGGGGCCACCGTGGTCCTGACCGCCCGCAAGCAGAACGAGCTGGACGAAGCGAAAACCCATCTGGAGGGGCTGGGTGTCACCGCGCACGTCTACGCCAGCGATCTGGGCGATTTCGCCAGCATCGATCCCACCGTCGAGAAGATCGTGGCCGAGGTGGGCCGCATCGACATCCTGGTGAACAACGCCGGGGCCACCTGGGGGGCGCCCACCGCCGAGCACCCGCTGGACGCGTGGCTGAAGGTGATGAACGTCAACCTCAACGGCACCTTTCTGATTACTCAGAGTGTCTTGAACCGCTGCATGTTGCCGGCGGGCAGCGGGCGCATCGTGAATGTCGCCAGCGTCGCGGGCCTGCAGGGCAACGATCCGCACATGGCCGCCACGCTGGCCTACAACACCTCCAAGGGCGGGCTGGTGAATTTCACCCGCGCGCTGGCCGCCGAGATGGCCGACAAGGGCATCACCGTCAACAGCATCTGCCCCGGCTACTTTCCCACCAAGATGACCAAAGGCACGCTGGCCTACGGCGAGCAGGCCATTCTGGAATCCACGCCGATGCACCGGCTGGGCGGCGCGGAGGATCTCAAGGGCTTGGCCCTGCTGCTGGCCAGCGACGCCAGCGCCTTCATGACCGGCCAGAACATCGCCGTGGACGGTGGGGCCATGATCGTATGA
- a CDS encoding response regulator: MAKILIVDDSPSDIRFMTDALKGTKHDCVTLTESRDVEATVEAERPQLALLDVVMPDRNGYETLRALKRLPAAEGMKVVFVSSKGAETDVKWGMRQGAVDYLIKPYTPEQLLSLIARHV, from the coding sequence ATGGCAAAAATTCTGATCGTCGACGACTCTCCCTCCGATATCCGCTTCATGACCGACGCGCTGAAGGGCACCAAGCACGACTGCGTGACCCTGACCGAGTCCAGGGACGTGGAGGCCACGGTGGAGGCCGAGCGGCCACAACTCGCGCTGCTGGACGTGGTGATGCCCGATCGTAACGGCTACGAAACCCTGCGCGCCCTGAAACGGCTGCCCGCTGCCGAGGGCATGAAGGTGGTGTTCGTGAGCAGCAAGGGCGCGGAAACCGACGTGAAGTGGGGCATGCGCCAGGGTGCGGTCGACTACCTGATCAAGCCGTATACCCCCGAACAGCTCCTGAGCCTGATCGCCCGGCACGTCTGA
- a CDS encoding chemotaxis protein CheW, which produces MSQSLTSQTFLLFRSGARLLALPTRVVRQVVPVGALSPLPATGGSLLGLAPAQGRAVPVVNLAALLGVSRPAPQADGSQLGLLCESAGEPLLLPIDDVIGNVNAEVQEGQALLQDAQFGEHPASLLSLTALSVAVGGRLQSV; this is translated from the coding sequence ATGTCGCAGTCCCTGACCTCTCAGACGTTCCTGCTGTTCCGCAGCGGCGCGCGGCTGCTGGCGCTGCCCACCCGCGTGGTGCGGCAGGTGGTGCCCGTCGGCGCCCTGTCGCCGCTGCCTGCCACGGGCGGCAGTCTGCTGGGCCTGGCCCCCGCCCAGGGCCGCGCCGTGCCGGTGGTCAACCTGGCCGCGCTGCTGGGGGTGAGCCGCCCCGCGCCGCAGGCCGACGGCAGCCAGCTGGGCCTGCTGTGCGAGTCCGCCGGTGAGCCGCTGCTGCTGCCTATCGACGACGTGATCGGCAACGTGAACGCGGAGGTCCAGGAGGGCCAGGCGCTGCTGCAAGACGCCCAGTTCGGAGAACACCCGGCGTCGCTGCTGAGCCTGACGGCCCTGAGCGTGGCCGTCGGCGGACGCCTGCAGTCGGTCTGA
- a CDS encoding methyl-accepting chemotaxis protein codes for MSQNARLDPSLITEGLRSPPKPQRAPRVSSGALLGRIGVGQKLALTAGLFALPITVLLYLTASGRQQDINFVQRELSGAQQIEAYGQLQTSVTDFIGAKLGGDQAKMASAGTAADQALATLQSDMAARGLALSSATFEDVTQKWKLLEEAGAGPQGTFAVSMFNTFTSDAMLPGLETLLTESNLLLDSTPSSYFAVQGALVHLPEVQARLSTLALLAQSINQIQNMPALSNLLLPQYRDEAIRAGVALDAAFSAVARAEAQDPSLKATLGKAMAGLDEVRQTLSNGAGDNISVASERLDPTTLQKAALKISAAVGVGNTEVKRLLGARVGAERRGMALELLSVALLTVLAGLLLLAVARAITRPLTRLAQSARALEQGDLSVSVPVTTRDELGVVGLAFNAATAKLRVNQEQTEAERQAAQRLQANVGEFLDVTMQIADGDLTARGRVSEDVLGNVVDSINLMTEELAAVLSDVQRASTSVTGGSQSMLESTEQIRQGTLVTTLETGRVTRQAQEMTAAIRQMSAIAQASADSAQRALVASETGQQAVSSTLKGMEAIRQSSQGVAVRVRSLTQRSEQIEEIVDSISHIASQVNLLSLHASIEAAGAGEAGKRFAVVAEEIRELADLSTDATARIAELIAKVQGDVQGVAQDMQVNSAQVEQGYVVAGQAGEALREIAELAGVTAHFASNISDAAREQMQEVQGMSGAVTQIADVARESQRSAETGREVAEQLQQLAQRLSGSLARFRLPG; via the coding sequence ATGTCGCAAAATGCCCGCCTCGACCCCAGCCTGATCACCGAGGGCCTCCGCAGTCCCCCCAAACCGCAACGTGCGCCCAGAGTCAGCAGCGGCGCGCTGCTGGGCCGCATCGGGGTGGGGCAGAAACTGGCCCTTACGGCGGGGCTGTTCGCGCTGCCGATCACCGTGTTGCTGTACCTGACCGCCAGCGGTCGGCAGCAGGACATCAATTTCGTGCAGCGTGAGCTGAGCGGCGCGCAGCAGATCGAGGCCTACGGACAGCTGCAGACCTCCGTGACCGATTTTATCGGGGCCAAGCTCGGCGGCGATCAGGCCAAGATGGCGTCGGCAGGCACCGCGGCCGACCAGGCGCTGGCCACGTTGCAAAGCGACATGGCCGCGCGGGGCCTGGCCCTCAGCTCGGCCACCTTCGAGGACGTGACCCAGAAGTGGAAGCTGCTGGAGGAGGCCGGTGCCGGACCGCAGGGGACCTTCGCCGTTTCGATGTTCAACACGTTCACCAGCGATGCCATGTTGCCCGGTCTGGAAACGCTGCTCACGGAGTCGAACCTGCTGCTCGACTCCACGCCCTCGTCGTATTTTGCGGTTCAGGGCGCGCTGGTGCATCTGCCGGAAGTGCAGGCGCGGCTGTCCACCCTGGCGCTGCTGGCCCAGTCCATCAACCAGATCCAGAACATGCCCGCGCTGTCCAACCTGCTGCTGCCGCAGTACCGCGACGAGGCCATCCGCGCCGGCGTGGCGCTGGACGCGGCCTTCAGCGCGGTGGCCCGCGCCGAGGCCCAGGATCCCAGCCTGAAGGCCACCCTGGGCAAGGCGATGGCCGGGCTCGACGAGGTGCGCCAGACCCTGAGCAACGGGGCCGGGGACAACATCAGCGTCGCCAGTGAACGGCTGGACCCCACCACCCTCCAGAAGGCGGCCCTCAAAATCTCGGCGGCCGTCGGCGTGGGCAACACCGAGGTCAAGCGGCTGCTGGGCGCGCGCGTCGGTGCCGAGCGCCGCGGCATGGCCCTGGAACTGCTGTCCGTGGCGCTGCTCACGGTGCTGGCCGGCCTGCTGCTGCTGGCGGTGGCCCGCGCCATCACCCGCCCGCTGACCCGCCTGGCGCAGTCGGCGCGCGCGCTGGAGCAGGGAGACCTGAGCGTGTCGGTGCCGGTCACCACCCGCGACGAGCTGGGCGTGGTGGGCCTGGCCTTCAACGCGGCCACGGCCAAACTGCGCGTCAACCAGGAGCAGACCGAGGCCGAGCGTCAGGCCGCCCAGCGCCTGCAGGCCAACGTCGGCGAGTTCCTGGACGTGACCATGCAGATTGCCGACGGCGACCTGACGGCGCGCGGACGGGTCAGCGAGGACGTGCTGGGCAACGTGGTGGACTCGATCAACCTGATGACCGAAGAGCTGGCCGCCGTGCTCAGCGACGTGCAGCGCGCGTCCACGTCGGTGACGGGCGGTTCACAGTCCATGCTGGAGTCCACCGAGCAGATCCGGCAGGGCACGCTGGTGACCACGCTGGAAACCGGCCGCGTGACCCGGCAGGCCCAGGAGATGACGGCGGCCATCCGGCAGATGTCGGCCATCGCGCAGGCCTCGGCCGACTCGGCGCAGCGCGCCCTGGTGGCCTCCGAGACCGGACAGCAGGCCGTGAGCAGCACCCTGAAGGGCATGGAGGCCATCCGCCAGTCCTCGCAGGGCGTCGCCGTGCGCGTGCGGTCGCTGACCCAGCGCTCGGAACAGATCGAGGAAATCGTGGACTCGATCAGCCACATCGCCTCACAGGTCAACCTGCTGTCTCTGCACGCCAGCATCGAGGCGGCCGGCGCCGGGGAAGCGGGCAAACGGTTCGCCGTGGTGGCCGAGGAAATCCGCGAACTAGCGGACCTGTCCACCGACGCCACCGCGCGCATTGCCGAGCTGATCGCCAAGGTCCAGGGCGACGTGCAGGGCGTGGCGCAGGACATGCAGGTCAACAGCGCGCAGGTCGAGCAGGGCTACGTGGTGGCCGGACAGGCCGGTGAGGCCCTGCGTGAGATTGCCGAACTGGCCGGGGTCACCGCGCACTTCGCCAGCAACATCTCGGACGCCGCGCGCGAGCAGATGCAGGAAGTGCAGGGCATGAGCGGCGCGGTGACCCAGATCGCCGACGTGGCCCGCGAGTCGCAGCGCTCCGCCGAAACAGGCCGCGAGGTGGCCGAACAGCTGCAGCAGCTCGCCCAGCGCCTCAGCGGCAGCCTGGCCCGCTTCCGTCTGCCCGGCTGA
- a CDS encoding methyl-accepting chemotaxis protein, producing the protein MSQNARLDPFLNTAQPQPARRKAAAAAPRQNRSSLLGRIGVGQKLALTAGIFALPITALLFLAVSGREQDINFIQREQAGVSQIADYQRFQTELASLVDARIQGDAAAATQAQEAATQALTALEQSTGAARLDTTQASVAEMTEQWTQLQASDLGPAGLLLASNYKQFYEDQVLPSLNVLLQESNLRLDSTATSSFAIQAALIRLPEVRARLAALTALATSLEEVKGQRDLVDIIAPQYRDLAVRAGVALDDAFSSIKNAEAQDESLTPTLGAAIRNLEPVRQAIATAANADLLRSVDQRASLGSLRSAAEQTAAAVTLGSEEVNRLLADRLAAQRSAQLLELLGVALLTVLAALLLVAVSRAIINPLSQLARSARSLAQGDFGQTVQVNSQDELGLVAVAFNEASAQLQSNQEKNELERLEATRLQSNISEFLDVTMDIAEGDLTRRGQVTEDVLGNVVDSINLMTAELADVLGDVQRASTSVTGGSQALLATTEQIGLGTQLTAAEAARVAAQVQSVTAAIREVALQAQNSAETARAALKASQQGQEAVTGTLDGMQNIRREVQGVAKRIKGLGDRSLEIQEIVDTISQIARQTNLLALNASIEAAGAGEAGGRFSIVADEVRKLADTSGQATARIATLIKNVQAEIQDVIVSVEDGTREVEQGYRVAGTAGERLREIGALTQQSAQLAETIATSQQAQVQGIEDMGSAVEQIAAVARDSQDSVTQGRAAAEQLQTLAQNLNASLTRFRLPS; encoded by the coding sequence ATGTCCCAGAACGCCCGTCTCGATCCCTTCCTGAACACCGCCCAGCCCCAGCCTGCGCGCCGCAAAGCGGCCGCCGCCGCCCCCCGCCAGAACCGCAGCAGCCTGCTGGGCCGCATCGGCGTGGGCCAGAAGCTGGCCCTCACGGCCGGCATCTTCGCGCTGCCCATCACGGCGCTGCTGTTTCTGGCCGTCAGCGGCCGGGAGCAGGACATCAACTTCATCCAGCGGGAACAGGCGGGCGTGAGCCAGATTGCCGACTACCAGCGCTTCCAGACCGAACTGGCCAGCCTGGTGGACGCCCGGATTCAGGGGGACGCGGCCGCCGCGACCCAGGCGCAGGAGGCCGCCACGCAGGCGCTGACGGCCCTGGAACAGAGCACCGGCGCGGCGCGGCTGGACACCACCCAGGCCAGCGTGGCCGAGATGACCGAGCAGTGGACGCAGCTGCAGGCCAGTGACCTCGGCCCCGCCGGACTGCTGCTGGCCTCGAACTACAAGCAGTTCTACGAGGATCAGGTGCTGCCCAGCCTGAACGTTTTGCTGCAGGAATCCAACCTGCGGCTGGACTCCACGGCCACCTCATCGTTCGCCATCCAGGCGGCCCTGATCCGGCTGCCCGAGGTGCGCGCCCGGCTGGCCGCCCTGACCGCGCTGGCCACCTCGCTCGAAGAGGTCAAGGGCCAGCGCGACCTGGTGGACATCATCGCGCCGCAGTACCGGGACCTGGCGGTTCGCGCGGGTGTGGCCCTCGACGACGCGTTCAGCTCGATCAAGAACGCCGAGGCCCAGGACGAGAGCCTGACCCCCACCCTGGGCGCGGCCATCCGCAACCTGGAGCCGGTGCGCCAGGCCATCGCCACCGCCGCCAACGCGGACCTGCTGCGCAGTGTCGATCAGCGTGCCAGCCTGGGGAGCCTGCGCAGCGCCGCCGAGCAGACCGCCGCCGCCGTGACCCTGGGCAGCGAGGAAGTCAACCGGCTGCTGGCCGACCGCCTCGCGGCCCAGCGCAGCGCCCAGCTGCTGGAGCTGCTGGGCGTGGCGCTGCTGACCGTGCTGGCCGCCCTGCTGCTGGTGGCGGTGAGCCGCGCCATCATCAACCCACTCTCGCAGCTGGCCCGCTCGGCGCGGTCGCTGGCGCAGGGGGATTTCGGCCAGACGGTGCAGGTCAACTCCCAAGACGAGCTGGGGCTGGTGGCCGTGGCCTTTAACGAGGCGTCGGCGCAGCTGCAGAGCAACCAGGAAAAGAACGAGCTCGAACGCCTGGAGGCCACGCGCCTGCAGAGCAACATCTCCGAGTTCCTGGACGTCACCATGGACATCGCCGAAGGGGACCTGACCCGGCGCGGCCAGGTGACCGAGGACGTGCTGGGCAACGTGGTGGACTCGATCAACCTGATGACCGCCGAGCTGGCCGACGTGCTGGGCGACGTGCAGCGGGCGTCCACCTCGGTGACGGGCGGCTCGCAGGCCCTGCTGGCGACCACCGAGCAGATCGGCCTGGGCACGCAGCTCACCGCCGCCGAGGCCGCCCGCGTGGCGGCCCAGGTGCAGAGCGTCACCGCCGCCATCCGCGAGGTGGCGCTGCAGGCCCAGAACTCCGCCGAGACCGCGCGCGCCGCCTTGAAGGCCTCGCAGCAGGGCCAGGAGGCCGTGACCGGCACGCTGGACGGCATGCAGAACATCCGCCGCGAGGTGCAGGGCGTCGCCAAGCGCATCAAGGGTCTGGGGGACCGCTCGCTCGAAATTCAAGAAATCGTCGACACCATCTCGCAGATCGCCCGGCAGACCAACCTGCTGGCCCTGAACGCCAGCATCGAGGCGGCCGGGGCCGGGGAAGCGGGCGGACGCTTCAGCATCGTGGCCGACGAGGTGCGCAAGCTGGCCGACACCTCCGGCCAGGCCACGGCGCGCATCGCCACGCTGATCAAGAACGTGCAGGCCGAGATTCAGGACGTGATCGTGAGCGTGGAAGACGGCACCCGCGAGGTGGAGCAGGGCTACCGCGTCGCCGGAACCGCCGGGGAGCGGCTGCGCGAGATCGGCGCGCTGACGCAGCAGTCCGCGCAGCTGGCCGAGACCATCGCCACGTCGCAGCAGGCGCAGGTGCAGGGCATCGAGGACATGGGCAGCGCGGTGGAGCAGATCGCCGCCGTCGCCCGCGACTCGCAGGATTCGGTGACCCAGGGCCGCGCCGCCGCCGAGCAGCTGCAGACGCTGGCCCAGAACCTCAACGCCAGCCTGACCCGCTTCCGGTTGCCGTCCTAG